AGGCTGGATCGGACTTTTGAAATACCGGAGCGCTTTTAAGTATTCAATCCCAAGGGTATTGTTTGGTGAGGACAGGATTTCGGCAAGGGACGGATCCTTTGTATAGACACTTAGGGCAGTCTGGCGTGCCTGCGGAAACGGTCGGCCTTTTCGCAGCTCATCCTGCAGGAGCTGCCGGTAGACTTCTGGCTCTTCGGAAAGAATCCGGGCAAGCCGATTGAGTTTTTTGATATCGCCACACTCACTGCCAAAGCAGAGATAGGAAATACAGCCAAGACTGTTAAAAATAGAAACGGCACCTCTTGCAAACAACTCTGCACTGCCACAGGAAAAAAGGACCGGGAGCTCCAGAATGAGTGATGCACCGCCAAGAAGGGCAGCTTTTGCCCGCAAATGCTTTGGTGCGATAGCAGGGGCGCCACGCTGGACGAAGTCACCACTCATAAGGATAACTGCCGCATCTGCCCCCGTTTTTTGAAGTGCCTGGTCTATATGATACTGATGTCCGTTGTGGAACGGATTATATTCTGCGATGATACCGACGATTTTCATACTTTTAACTAAAATCTCCTTTGTGTTGTTTGTGAAAAGATTATACTATAAAAAGAGTTTTTGTGCAAAAAACATTGTACTGGAAAATATTACGTGAAAAAAATAACATTACTTGTATACAATGTGTGCAAGGAGTATAATTAAAAATAGAGTGTGAGTTCTAATAAAGAAAATTCTAGTACCAGAAGGGAGAAACATCAATGAATGTATTAGTAATCAACTGCGGAAGTTCATCACTGAAGTTCCAGCTCATCAACTCAGAATCGGAGGCGGTTCTCGCAAAAGGTCTTTGCGAAAGAATCGGTATTGACGGAAGACTTACCTATCAGCCGGCAGGTGGAGAGAAGAATGTATCTGAAAAGGCTATGCCTACACATACAGAAGCAATCCAGTTCGTAATCGACGCGCTGACAGATGCAGATACAGGTGTTGTTAAGAGCCTTGACGAAATCGGAGCAGTCGGACATCGTGTTGTTCACGGCGGAGAAAAGTTTGCAAAATCTGTAGTTGTAACACCGGAAGTAAAAGCTGCGATCGCAGAGTGCAATGACCTTGCACCACTTCACAATCCGGCAAACTTAATCGGAATCGAAGCTTGTGAAAGTCTGATGCCGGGCACACCACAGGTTGTTGTATTTGATACTGCTTTTCATCAGACAATGCCTGAGAAAGCTTATATGTATGGACTTCCATATGAATATTATGAAAAATACAAAGTAAGACGTTACGGATTCCACGGAACAAGCCACAGCTTCGTATCTAAGAGAGTAGCTGAGATTGTTGGAAAACCATACAACGCAACAAAGACGATCGTATGCCATCTTGGTAATGGAGCATCTGTTTCAGCAGTGCTTAACGGAGAATCAGTAGATACCTCTATGGGACTTACTCCGTTGGAAGGTCTTGTAATGGGAACACGTTCCGGAGATATTGATCCGGCGATCATGGAATTCATTGCTAAGAAAGAAAACCTTGACATTGCAGGAATTATGAATGTCCTGAACAAGAAATCAGGTGTGGAAGGTGTATCCGGTGTATCCAGCGACTTCCGTGATCTTGAGGCAGCAGCAAAAGCAGGCAACAAGCGTGCAGAACTTGCAATCGACGTATTTGCATACAGAGTAGCAAAATATGTTGGTGCTTACACAGCAGCAATGAACGGTGTTGATAATATCGTATTTACAGCAGGTATCGGTGAGAACTGTGCACTTGTAAGAACAAAAGTCTGCAGCTATCTTGGATATCTTGGAATTACAATCGATGAAGAAGCAAATGGAAAACGTGGAGAAGAGATCGTAATCTCTACACCAGATTCCAAAGTGAAAGTTCTTGTAGTTCCGACAAACGAAGAACTTGCAATTGCAAGAGAGACAGTTGCACTTGTATAACAGAAGAAATTAGAAAAAACCTTAAAATCTGTAAATCATCCTTGACAAAAAGAATTTACATGGTATAATAGTTTAGGTGTGAACAGGAGAAAGAATTATGTTAATTGACCTGTCCGAAGTCTTATCTGAACCGCATAAGTCCATTGACGAAGTGGTCGGCACTGAGATGAAAGAAGTGAAGGTGAGCGGAAGCAGATTTCCGGTAAGCCGGACACAGCCTGTGCATATTCATGTCGAGTATGCCGGTGAAAAAAAACTTCATATCAGTTGTGAGACAAGTCTTACGGTAATCATTCCGTGTGACAGATGTCTTACAGATGTACCGACAGATTTCACGCTTTCCTTTGAAAAGCAGGTGAATACAGCTCTGGCAGACGGAGAAGATGATGGCGAATCCGATGAAGCGAATTACATTGACGGATATCATCTTGATGTGGAGCAGCTGCTCTATAACGAGATTTTAGTAGGGTGGCCGATGAAAGTTCTATGTAGCGAAGACTGTAAAGGGATTTGCAGTGTATGTGGTCAGAACTTGAATGAGGGAAGCTGCGACTGCGAAGACACCAGTCTTGACCCTAGAATGTCAGTTATCCGCGATCTTTACAAGAATTTTAAGGAGGTGTAACCTATGTCAATTTGTCCAAAGAATAAATCTTCTAAAGCAAGAAGAGACAAGAGAAGAGCAAACTGGAAAATGAGCGCACCGAATCTGGTGAAATGCAGCAAATGTGGAGAACTTATGATGCCACACAGAGTTTGCAAAGCTTGTGGATCTTACAACAAGAGAGAAATCGTTACTGTAGAAAACTAATTAAAAAGGCTATAGTACAGGAGTTAGGCGTATTGCTTAACTCCTTTTCTTTTTAATTTAACCCAATTTTAACCCAATTGGAATTGTAAAATAATTGAATAGAGAGCTGTGTATAAGATTGAGTTTTAGGGATAAATGGAATTATAAGATATTTGACACAAGCATATTGAAGAGAAGTATGTTTATTTGAGATATTTTATATCTCCATACACAAATAATATAGGCATATCGGTCAGGTTTAAAAGTAGCACCGGTACTTAAATTTAACCGTTGCTATAGACCAGTTATCAGGACATGAAAATAGGACTAGGAGAAAATCCCAGTCCTATTTTGCGCTTTATTTGATTAAAGTATCGGCTCTGTACATCATATCATCATCAAAGTTTGTTGCCGGATTGTAAACCAGTACCGTTTCTACTCTGTCGCCTTGCTTCAAATCAGCATCATACTTGATATAACTGCCTGTGTCAAGTTCTCCATCTTCATCGTCAGAAATAACAGTTCCTTATCTAAGCTGTTCATAGGAAGGCTGGAAAAACAGGTTTAGAAGTGAAAGTACCGGCAGGAGAAATCTTGTTGGTGCTTTTAAGGGAAAAACTTTTGTGTTATACTATATTTGTTACAGTATATCTTGTAATAGATATAGAGAAAGCGAGGACAAAATGTTGGCTTTAAAACAGACAATTAAAGATATATCAAAAGCAAAAAAAATTACACAATTAGAAATGGCAGAGGTGTTAGGAATAAGCAAACAGAACTTCAGCAATAAAGTACAGCGAAATACATTTTCTCCTGATGAACTTGCAAAGTTAGCTGATAGTTTAGGAATGGAATTGGTTTTCATAGATAAGAATGCAGATATAAAAAATGGAGAGAAATTTATTATATCAGGACAGGAATAAGCGAAATTTAGCAAAATCAAAAAATCGAGGTCGAAAATCCCCCGTAAAATAAGGGTTTCTGAGCCTTAATTTCCCGATGAAACCGGGTTTTCATTTCAAACAGGAAGGAGTGAAAATATATGGATAATCGAATACATGATATTGTATTAAAATTTTCACAGCAAGTAAAAAAGCTCTTAGGGCAGAAATTAGACAAAGTTATTTTATATGGTTCGTATGCTCGTGGAGATTATAATGAGCATTCGGATATAGATATTATGATTCTTACAACTCTGACAGATGAAGAGATTAAAAAAACAGAGCCGATGTTATTTGATTTAGCTTTTGATTTTCAAATGGATTACGGGGGAGATATAAGCGTAGTAGTGAAAAATAAAGACCAATTTGAATATTGGTTGGGAGCATTACCGTTCTATAATAATGTTAAGAAAGAGGGCATCGTGCTATAAATGGATGAAGGGTTACCACTAAATCCTATTTTATAATTGATATTGACGTACAGAATATTGTACGTTATAATATAAGTACAGAAAACTGTACGGAGGTGAAATCTATGTTAGCGGTTAATTATACAAATTTAAGAGATAATATGAAAAGCTATATGGATCAGGTAACAGATGATTATGAAACAATGATTGTTACTCGTAAGAACAATAAAAATGTTGTTATGATGTCAGAAGAAGCTTATAATAATTTGATGGAAAATGTTTATGTTATGGGAAATAAGGCTAATTATGACTGGTTAATGGAGTCTAAGGCACAGTTAGAAAAAGGAAATTTTGCTTCTCATACGTTATCTGAGGTAGTTGATGATGAATAAGGTGTTTACTGATAATGGCTGGGAAGATTACACTTATTGGCAGACAGAAGATAAAAAGACTTTAAAAAAAATCAATAATCTTATAAAAGATATTGACCGAAATGGAAATGAGGGAATAGGAAAACCTGAACCATTAACAGGAAATCTGACAGGATTTTGGAGCAGGAGAATTAACGACAAGGACCGATTGATTTATAAAATTGATGACAAAAATATTTATATTTTATCATGTAGATATCATTATAATGATAAATAATAACAAGCACTGACGGGAAAGATAGAATTTTCTGTTAGTGCTTTTCTTTGTCCTGTTGCTGTTCGTGAATTTCTGATAGAGTCTTTTCCAGAGAAGCTTTATCCCACTGCTGCCGGATCGTTTCATGCTGTAGCTGTGTAATCCGGCGATTCAGATAATCATTTGTCCAATTCATGAGGAATCCAGGAACAATAGGTAAATGCTGAATTACGGAAAAGAAAATATCTTCTAATCGTGATTTTATACTCATAACAAATTTCTCCTCTCATGGAAAGTATAACGGAACTACAGCAGCAACTCAATAACATTTTGTTATTAAGAAAATTATGTTTCAAAAATCAGATGAAAAATGGAATAGTTATAAATAAGATAAAAAGAACTGGAATATGACTGAAAACAGATGATTTCTGTTTCATAAAATATTTTAACCATTTCTGAAACAAATTTAGATTTCTGTGAGAAAAACAGGAGTTAAAAGACAATATATAGTCCTGAGACTTGTGTATTCCTGGAACATTACCAGAATGTGATGTTTGAACATAATGCGAAAGATAAGATTTATGAAAATGAAGATGGGACGTTTTTTATAGGTTTAGTGCGAAAGAAGACGTATGCAACATATGAAGAAGCTGTTGATACTGTCTGTGAACGAAAGGTGCTACAAGAGATTATGGGACATAAGACAATTGCCATTACAATGCAAGTATATAATCATGTTTTAGAGGGACGCGCAGAAGCAGAAATGCAACGAATTTCATCAGCATTAGTGGTATGATTTTTAACCCAATTTTAACCCAATTTATAACCCAATTGGAATAAATTTTATAAAGAATTATAAAGAGTTATATGTAAAGAATCCTGTAAATATAGCGACATAACGAGATATAAAAATTTACATAGCGAAACCCTTCTTACAACAAGAGAAAAATCGTTACTGTAGAAAACTAATTAAAAAAGGCTATAGTACAGGAGTTAGGCGTATTGCTTAACTCCTTTTCTTTTTCCTAATTTTCCTAAATCTGCTAAATATTATTGATTTTTACGGTCATGTCTAGTAGAATTGGTTTAGTAATGCTGGGAGGTAACAGTATGAAAGAAATAACAAAAGTTGTTGTCGATGCAATGGGCGGAGACAACGCACCGCATGAGATCATCAAAGGTGCGGTCGAGGCGGTCGGGAAGTCAGATGCGATCCATGTGATCCTGGTCGGAAAAGAAGATGTCATCAATCAGGAACTTTCCGGGTACACATATAATAAAGAACAGATTTCGGTTGTTCATACATCGGAAGTAATTGAGACAGCAGAACCGCCGGTTATGGCGATCCGCAGAAAGAAAGACTCATCCATTGTGGTAGGTCTTAAGATGGTGAAGGATAAAGAAGCTGACGCTTTTGTTTCAGCAGGAAGTTCCGGTGCGGTTCTTGCCGGGGGACAGCTTCTGGTTGGACGTATCAAAGGGGTGGAAAGACCACCGCTTGCACCGCTGATCCCGACAGAAAAAGGATTCTCCATTTTGATCGACTGTGGGGCGAATGTAGATGCAAGACCTTCACATCTGGTGCAGTTTGCCAAGATGGGTTCGATCTATATGGAACATATTATGGGAGTCAAGAATCCGAAGGTTGCGATCGTCAATATCGGAGCTGAGGAAGAAAAGGGTAATGCCCTGGTCAAGGAGACTTTTCCTATGCTGAAAGAATGTAAGGATATTAACTTTATCGGAAGCATCGAAGCGAGAGAAATCCCTCACGGACAGGCAGATGTTATCGTCTGTGAAGCATTTACCGGCAACGTGATCCTGAAACTCTATGAAGGAGTAGCATCGGTTCTTGTAAGCAAGATTAAAGGTGGTATGAAGCAGAATCTCCGTGGCATGATCGGTGGACTTCTGATTAAGCCGGTGCTGAAAAAGACTATGAAGGATTTTGACGCAAGTGAGTACGGTGGAGCACCACTGCTTGGACTCACCGGTCTGGTAGTAAAGACACACGGCAGTTCCAAGGCAAAAGAAGTCTGCAATTCAATTTTGCAGTGCGTAACCTTCAAAGAAGAAGGAATCAATGAAAAGATCAAAGAATGTATTCAGGCGGAAGAAAAATCCGCACAGGAATAAGCTCAGAAAGGATTAAGAATTATGGAATTTGAAAAACTGAAAGACATTATTGTTGATGTGATGGGATGTAACCCGGATGAAATTACGATGGACACTACATTTGTAGATGATCTGGGAGCTGATTCGCTTGATATTTTCCAGATTATTATGGGAATTGAAGATGCATTTGATATCGAAATTGAAAATGAAGATGCAGAAAAGATCGCAACAGTAGGTGATGCTGTAGAACAGATCAAGAACGCTGTTAACTAGGGAAAATGATTACAGGGGACATCCCCATTTTTGGGGAGTGTCCTTTTTTAAAATTGGAGGAGCAATCATGAGCAGAAATGTAAAGGAACTGGAAGAAAAAATCGGCTACAATTTCAAGGACAGCCATTTGCTCAGACATGCTGTGACACACAGCTCTTATGTGAATGAAAAGCATATGAAGAAGGCAGACTGTAATGAACGTCTGGAATTCCTTGGAGATGCTGTTCTGGAACTGATTTCAAGCGAATATCTTTTTTTCGAGAACCAGACAATGCCGGAAGGAGAACTGACTAAGTTAAGAGCAAGCATGGTATGCGAGAAGGCACTTGCCTTTTGTGCGCGGGATCTGGAACTTGGAAGTTATCTGCTGCTTGGGAAAGGTGAGGACGCGACCGGTGGAAGATTCAGAGAGTCTATTACCTCGGATGCATTGGAAGCACTGATTGGTGCGATTTATCTGGATGGTGGTTTTGCTAATGCGAAAGAGTTTATTTTAAAATATATTTTAAACGACCTGGAAGGGAAACGGCTCTTTTATGATAGCAAGACTATCCTGCAGGAAATGGTACAGGGCGGTCAGGAAAAAGGAATTGTCTACCAGCTGGTAGGAGAAGAGGGACCGGACCACAATAAATCCTTCCGTGTAGAGGCTGTGATCGGCGGAGAAGCCTTTGGATGTGGTATCGGAAGAACCAAAAAGGCTGCCGAACAGGAAGCGGCTTATCAGGCAATCCTGAAGCTGAAAGAAGGAAAGGTACAGTAGGTGAGGCATGTATTTAAAAAGTATTGAAGTACAGGGATTTAAGTCTTTTGCAAATAAGATTGTCTTTGAATTTCATAACGGGATCACCGGAATCGTCGGACCGAACGGAAGTGGGAAAAGTAACGTGGCGGATGCCGTCCGCTGGGTACTCGGAGAGCAGAAGGTGAAGCAGCTCCGTGGAGGTACGATGCAGGATGTTATTTTTTCCGGTACGGAAAACCGGAAACCCCTCAGCTACGCATCGGTTGCGATCACACTGGATAATTCAGATCACAAACTCCCGGTGGAGTTTGAAGAGGTTAAAGTCACAAGAAAGTTGTACCGTTCGGGGGAAAGTGAATACCTGATCAACGGCAGTGTCTGCAGGCTCAAAGATATCAATGAGATGTTTTATGATACAGGTATCGGAAAAGAAGGATATTCGATCATCGGACAGGGACAGATTGACAAGATCCTGAGCGGTAAGCCGGAAGAGAGACGAGAGCTTTTTGATGAGGCGGCCGGGATTGTCAAATTTAAGCGCCGTAAGGCGTTATCTCTTCGCAAACTGGAAGAAGAGCAGAGCAATCTGGTCCGTGTCAATGATATTTTGGGAGAGTTGGAAAAGCAGTTTGGTCCGCTTCAGAAACAGTCGGAGACAGCGAAGGAATATCTGAAAAAGAGAGAAGAACTGAAGCATTATGACATCAATATGTTCCTGGTGGAGATGAAACGTCTGAAGGGGCAGATCCGGGAAAACGATGAGAAGCTGAAGATTGCGCAGAATGAACTCACTGAAGCCGGTAAAAAGCATGAAGATATGAAGGCACAGTATGAGAAGATCGAGCAGGAAGTAGATGAGATCGACGCCGGAATCGAGCATGCAAAAAGCCAGAGAAATGAGACAACACTTCTGAAGCAGCAGTTGGAAAACCAGATCGAGCTTTTAAAAGAGCAGATCAACAGTGTCCGTATGAATGATGAACACTATGAAAAACGCGCAAACGATATTCAGGCAGAGCTTGCAAACCGTGAAAGGCAGAAATCCGAACTGGAAGAAGAAAAAGCAGAGATCGACAGACATCTTGCAACAGCATCTGAGAGACAAAAGCAGGCAGGAGAGGAGCTGACTGCCCTGCAGAGCCGGATTGCAGAGATGACAGTGGAGATTGAAAAGAATCAGAACGATATCCGTGAGCTTCTGAATAACCGTGCATCCACGAAGGCAAAGCTGCAGCATTATGAAACGACGCTTGAACAGATCAAGGTACGCCGGGCACTGCTTTACAAACGTCTGGTAGAAGCGGAGAGTGATGTACAGAGGCAACAGGAACTTGCCACGCAGTATACGGAAGAACTGAAGGCAGTATCAGGGAAGATCACGGATTCTGTAGAACAGATCAAAAACTATGAAATAGAGATTGCCGGACTGCAAAAAGAGATCGGACAGGCAAATGAGAACCTGCGAAACAGGCAGAATGCTTATCACAGGGAGTACTCTCGTCTGGAGTCTCTGAGGAACCTTACGGAGCGTTACGATGGTTATGGGAACAGTATCCGTCGTGTGATGGAGCAGAAAAGCCGTGAGCCGAAAATCCTGGGGGTTGTGGCTGATCTGATCAAAGTAGATAAAAAATATGAAACTGCGGTGGAAATCGCACTTGGAGGCAGTATCCAGAATATCGTTACTGCAGACGAAGAGACTGCAAAAAAAATGATTGGTTATCTGAAGCAGAACCGGTATGGACGTGCAACTTTCCTTCCATTGACAGCGATTCATGGGGGACAGGGATTTGCCAGGGCAGAAGCCCTTCGCGAGCCGGGTGTGATCGGCACGGCGGACAAGCTGGTAACGGTAGAAGATAAATTTACATCTCTTGCAGAGCATCTTCTTGGAAGAACTCTTGTGGCAGACAACATTGATACCGGGATCCGTCTGGCAAGAAAGTATCGTCAGTCCCTGCGTATCGTTACGCTGGAAGGAGATCTGATCAATCCTGGCGGAGCAATGAGTGGTGGAGCATTTAAGAATTCCAGTAATCTGCTCAGCAGAAGACGTGAGATTGAAGAACTGGAAAAGACGGTTGCGCGTCTGAAAACAGAACTCCAGAAATCGGAAGCAGAAGTTGCGGCCGCAAAGGAGAAGCGGACGGCGCTGTATGCAAAGGTGGAAGAAATCCAGCAGGAGTTGCAGAATGACTATGTGGTTCAAAATACTGCGAAGATGAATCTGGACCAGGTAAAAAGCCGTCAAAATGTGACCAGAGAAAATTCAGAAGGAATTTATGCGGAGCGCAAGAAACTGGAAGAACAGGTTCATGAGATCGAGGAAAACGAAGAATCGATCAAAATGGAGCTGGAGACCAGCCAGCAACTGGAGGACGAGCTGACACGCCAGATGGAAAGCTCACAGAAGTGGCTGGAAAAAGAGCGTGAGGCAGAAGCGGCAGAAGTGCGCAAAAATGAAAATATTCACCTCAGTTTTGCTGCATTGGAGCAGAAAAAAGATTTTATCGAGGAGAATTTTGTCCGTATCCGGGAAGAGATGGGAAAATTCCAGGAAGAGCTTGCCACTTTAAATGCAAGCAAAGGAGAGAATCACGGTGAAATAGAGCAAAAGGAAGCACAGATTACCGAGATTCGGCAGATGATAGAGAATTCAAAGGAATTATTTGAGGAAATCAACAAAGAGATCGAAGAATCGCAGAAAAAGCGGGAAGAACTGAATCAGAAGCATAAGGCATTCCTGAAAAAGCGAGAAGATCTGGCAGCCCATATGGCAGAGCTTGATAAAGAATCCTTCCGGCTTACAAGCAAGAAAGAAGGCTACGAGGAAGCTTTGGAAAAGCAGATCAATTATATGTGGGAAGAGTACGAACTGACGTATAATCATGCACTGGAAATCCGGGATGAGAGTCTGACAGATCCTGCCGAGATGCGAAGGCGGATCCAGGAATTAAAGACGGAGATCCGGAAACTCGGATCGGTGAACGTCAATGCGATCGAAGATTTTAAAAATCTTTCCGAGCGGTATGAATTTATGAAAACGCAGCATGATGATTTGGTAGAGGCAGAAGCAACGCTCAAGAAGATCATTGAAGAGCTGGACGAGGCGATGCGCAAGCAGTTTACTGAGCAGTTTGCAAAGATCAGCCAGGAGTTTAATCAGGTGTTCAAACAACTATTCGGTGGTGGAAAAGGAACTCTGGAACTGATGGATGATGAGGATGTGCTGGAAGCCGGAATTCGGATTATTGCGCAGCCGCCGGGTAAAAAACTTCAGAATATGATGCAGCTTTCCGGTGGAGAAAAGGCGTTGACGGCGATTTCGCTGCTGTTTGCAATCCAGAATCTGAAACCTTCCCCGTTTTGTCTGCTGGATGAGATCGAGGCGGCACTGGATGATTCTAATGTCACGAGATTTGCACAGTATTTGCACAGGCTGACGAAAAATACACAGTTTATCGTCATTACACACCGTCGCGGTACGATGACAGCGGCAGACCGGCTGTATGGGATCACTATGCAGGAAAAAGGGGTATCAACGCTGGTATCTGTGGATCTTCTGGAAGATGAGCTTACAAAGTAGTGGATAGGAGGATATGATGGCAGAAGAAAAAATGGGATTTTTTAAACGTCTGGTAGCAGGACTTAACAAGACGCGCGATAATATCGTGTCTGGAATGGACAGTATTTTTCATGGATTTTCAAAGATAGATGAGGACTTTTATGAGGAACTGGAAGAGGTTCTGATCATGGGAGATCTGGGGGTAAAAGCAACTTACGCGATTCTTGATGATCTTCGTAAAAAAGTAAAAGAACAGCACATCAAAGAGCCGATTGAGTGCAGACAGCTCCTGATCGACAGTATCAAAGAGCAGATGGATGTAGGCGAGACAGCTTATGAATTTGAAAACCAGACTTCTGTTGTTCTGGTGATCGGAGTAAATGGAGTCGGAAAGACGACTACTATCGGAAAACTTGCCGGTAAGATGAGAGGTCAGGGCAAGAAAGTTGTGCTTGCTGCAGCAGATACTTTTCGTGCAGCTGCGGGCGATCAATTAAAGGAATGGGCACATCGTTCGGATGCAGATCTGATCGGCGGACAGGAAGGTGCAGATCCGGCAGCCATCGTTTATGATGCGGTAGCGGCTGCAAAAGCGAGAAAGGCAGATATCCTTCTGGTGGATACAGCCGGAAGACTTCACAATAAAAAGAACCTGATGGAGGAACTGAAGAAGATTAACCGTGTGCTGGAAAGAGAATATCCGGAAGCATACAGGGAAACTTTGGTCGTTCTGGATGCAACGACCGGACAGAATGCACTTTCACAGGCAAAGGAATTCAGTGATGTTGCGGATATTACAGGAATTATCCTGACTAAGATGGATGGAACGGCCAAAGGTGGAATTGCAGTTGCAATTCAGGCAGAGCTTGGAATTCCTGTTAAATATATAGGTGTCGGTGAGACAATCGATGATCTGCAGAAATTCGATTCTGACGAATTTGTACAGGCATTATTTACAACAGAAGAAAAGAAGGAAGAAGGAGAAGAATAATAATATGCTGACATTGGAAAAATTTGAAGAAGCAAGCGAGATCGTAAAACGTGTGACACGTCCGACAAAGCTTATCTACAGTGAGTATCTCAGTAGTCAGACCGGGGGAAAGGTCTATTTGAAACCGGAAAATATGCAGTACACAGGTGCATACAAATTAAGAGGAGCTTATTACAAGATCAGCACACTTTCTGAGGAAGATCGTGCAAAAGGTCTGATCACAGCTTCAGCAGGAAACCATGCGCAGGGTGTGGCATATGCGGCAAAAGCGTTTGGATGTAAGGCGACGATTGTTATGCCAAC
The sequence above is drawn from the Coprococcus comes ATCC 27758 genome and encodes:
- the smc gene encoding chromosome segregation protein SMC, translated to MYLKSIEVQGFKSFANKIVFEFHNGITGIVGPNGSGKSNVADAVRWVLGEQKVKQLRGGTMQDVIFSGTENRKPLSYASVAITLDNSDHKLPVEFEEVKVTRKLYRSGESEYLINGSVCRLKDINEMFYDTGIGKEGYSIIGQGQIDKILSGKPEERRELFDEAAGIVKFKRRKALSLRKLEEEQSNLVRVNDILGELEKQFGPLQKQSETAKEYLKKREELKHYDINMFLVEMKRLKGQIRENDEKLKIAQNELTEAGKKHEDMKAQYEKIEQEVDEIDAGIEHAKSQRNETTLLKQQLENQIELLKEQINSVRMNDEHYEKRANDIQAELANRERQKSELEEEKAEIDRHLATASERQKQAGEELTALQSRIAEMTVEIEKNQNDIRELLNNRASTKAKLQHYETTLEQIKVRRALLYKRLVEAESDVQRQQELATQYTEELKAVSGKITDSVEQIKNYEIEIAGLQKEIGQANENLRNRQNAYHREYSRLESLRNLTERYDGYGNSIRRVMEQKSREPKILGVVADLIKVDKKYETAVEIALGGSIQNIVTADEETAKKMIGYLKQNRYGRATFLPLTAIHGGQGFARAEALREPGVIGTADKLVTVEDKFTSLAEHLLGRTLVADNIDTGIRLARKYRQSLRIVTLEGDLINPGGAMSGGAFKNSSNLLSRRREIEELEKTVARLKTELQKSEAEVAAAKEKRTALYAKVEEIQQELQNDYVVQNTAKMNLDQVKSRQNVTRENSEGIYAERKKLEEQVHEIEENEESIKMELETSQQLEDELTRQMESSQKWLEKEREAEAAEVRKNENIHLSFAALEQKKDFIEENFVRIREEMGKFQEELATLNASKGENHGEIEQKEAQITEIRQMIENSKELFEEINKEIEESQKKREELNQKHKAFLKKREDLAAHMAELDKESFRLTSKKEGYEEALEKQINYMWEEYELTYNHALEIRDESLTDPAEMRRRIQELKTEIRKLGSVNVNAIEDFKNLSERYEFMKTQHDDLVEAEATLKKIIEELDEAMRKQFTEQFAKISQEFNQVFKQLFGGGKGTLELMDDEDVLEAGIRIIAQPPGKKLQNMMQLSGGEKALTAISLLFAIQNLKPSPFCLLDEIEAALDDSNVTRFAQYLHRLTKNTQFIVITHRRGTMTAADRLYGITMQEKGVSTLVSVDLLEDELTK
- the ftsY gene encoding signal recognition particle-docking protein FtsY; amino-acid sequence: MAEEKMGFFKRLVAGLNKTRDNIVSGMDSIFHGFSKIDEDFYEELEEVLIMGDLGVKATYAILDDLRKKVKEQHIKEPIECRQLLIDSIKEQMDVGETAYEFENQTSVVLVIGVNGVGKTTTIGKLAGKMRGQGKKVVLAAADTFRAAAGDQLKEWAHRSDADLIGGQEGADPAAIVYDAVAAAKARKADILLVDTAGRLHNKKNLMEELKKINRVLEREYPEAYRETLVVLDATTGQNALSQAKEFSDVADITGIILTKMDGTAKGGIAVAIQAELGIPVKYIGVGETIDDLQKFDSDEFVQALFTTEEKKEEGEE